Proteins co-encoded in one Anguilla anguilla isolate fAngAng1 chromosome 16, fAngAng1.pri, whole genome shotgun sequence genomic window:
- the LOC118215811 gene encoding GTP-binding protein RAD-like isoform X2 → MPVDDRELHSTMPSAQTGELASLMRCTSYSPCDQHRDSCVSDSSDSIISSGSDSEGQAHKVVLLGEHGVGKSSLARIFGGVEECHDCDEAGNTYDRSVIVDDEEASIILYDIWEQDNSQWLREQCMRMGDAYIIVYSVTDKASFEKASELRIQLRRARQSENIPIILVGNKSDLVRSREVTVEEGRACAVVFDCKFIETSASLHHNVRDLFEGIVRQIRLRKDSKEDNARRQANNKRRESISKKAKRFLGRMVAKKNKKMAFRQKSKSCHDLSVL, encoded by the exons ATGCCAGTGGATGACCGAGAGCTGCACTCTACAATGCCCTCAGCACAAACGGGAGAGCTGGCGAGCCTTATGCGCTGCACGTCCTACAGCCCCTGTGACCAGCACCGAGATAGCTGCGTGTCAGACTCTTCCGACTCTATCATCTCCTCAGGCAGCGACTCCGAGGGACAGGCTCACAAGGTGGTTCTCCTGGGCGAACATGGCGTTGGAAAATCAAGTTTGGCACGTATATTCGGCGGAGTTGAAGAGTGTCACGACTGCGATGAAGcag GAAACACATATGACAGATCAGTCATTGTTGATGACGAGGAGGCTTCTATTATTTTGTATGACATATGGGAACAG GATAACAGCCAATGGCTGAGGGAGCAGTGCATGCGGATGGGCGATGCTTACATCATCGTGTATTCAGTAACGGACAAGGCCAGCTTTGAGAAGGCCTCTGAGCTGCGCATACAGCTGCGCAGGGCCAGGCAGTCTGAGAACATTCCCATTATACTAGTGGGGAACAAGAGCGATCTTGTGCGGTCCAGAGAGGTCACAGTGGAGG AGGGAAGAGCTTGCGCTGTGGTGTTTGACTGCAAGTTTATTGAGACGTCGGCCTCGCTGCACCACAACGTTCGGGACCTCTTCGAGGGCATCGTCCGGCAGATACGCCTGCGCAAAGACAGCAAAGAGGACAACGCCAGGCGGCAGGCCAACAACAAGAGGCGGGAAAGCATCAGCAAGAAGGCCAAACGCTTCCTGGGCCGGATGGTGGCtaagaagaacaaaaagatgGCCTTTCGGCAGAAGTCCAAGTCCTGTCATGACCTCTCAGTCCTCTGA
- the LOC118215811 gene encoding GTP-binding protein RAD-like isoform X1 — protein sequence MTLNKGDKLRNMDKRRGSIPFPVHLQTLHRRSMPVDDRELHSTMPSAQTGELASLMRCTSYSPCDQHRDSCVSDSSDSIISSGSDSEGQAHKVVLLGEHGVGKSSLARIFGGVEECHDCDEAGNTYDRSVIVDDEEASIILYDIWEQDNSQWLREQCMRMGDAYIIVYSVTDKASFEKASELRIQLRRARQSENIPIILVGNKSDLVRSREVTVEEGRACAVVFDCKFIETSASLHHNVRDLFEGIVRQIRLRKDSKEDNARRQANNKRRESISKKAKRFLGRMVAKKNKKMAFRQKSKSCHDLSVL from the exons ATGACTCTGAACAAAGGTGACAAATTGCGGAACATGGACAAAAGACGAGGTAGCATACCGTTTCCCGTCCACCTGCAGACCCTGCATCGAAGGAGCATGCCAGTGGATGACCGAGAGCTGCACTCTACAATGCCCTCAGCACAAACGGGAGAGCTGGCGAGCCTTATGCGCTGCACGTCCTACAGCCCCTGTGACCAGCACCGAGATAGCTGCGTGTCAGACTCTTCCGACTCTATCATCTCCTCAGGCAGCGACTCCGAGGGACAGGCTCACAAGGTGGTTCTCCTGGGCGAACATGGCGTTGGAAAATCAAGTTTGGCACGTATATTCGGCGGAGTTGAAGAGTGTCACGACTGCGATGAAGcag GAAACACATATGACAGATCAGTCATTGTTGATGACGAGGAGGCTTCTATTATTTTGTATGACATATGGGAACAG GATAACAGCCAATGGCTGAGGGAGCAGTGCATGCGGATGGGCGATGCTTACATCATCGTGTATTCAGTAACGGACAAGGCCAGCTTTGAGAAGGCCTCTGAGCTGCGCATACAGCTGCGCAGGGCCAGGCAGTCTGAGAACATTCCCATTATACTAGTGGGGAACAAGAGCGATCTTGTGCGGTCCAGAGAGGTCACAGTGGAGG AGGGAAGAGCTTGCGCTGTGGTGTTTGACTGCAAGTTTATTGAGACGTCGGCCTCGCTGCACCACAACGTTCGGGACCTCTTCGAGGGCATCGTCCGGCAGATACGCCTGCGCAAAGACAGCAAAGAGGACAACGCCAGGCGGCAGGCCAACAACAAGAGGCGGGAAAGCATCAGCAAGAAGGCCAAACGCTTCCTGGGCCGGATGGTGGCtaagaagaacaaaaagatgGCCTTTCGGCAGAAGTCCAAGTCCTGTCATGACCTCTCAGTCCTCTGA